Genomic window (Arachis hypogaea cultivar Tifrunner chromosome 13, arahy.Tifrunner.gnm2.J5K5, whole genome shotgun sequence):
ATATGGTGATGGTGTCATAAAACTGAACGTAACCATGCTTTCATATATCACTCTCTTCTTATTTTAGTAGCGTGATCTACATGCAAAAAGAAAGATTATCCTTTAAGCATACAATAACAGAAACCCATGACACAAAAATGCTTTAGAGTATGAGAcaccattttttaagaaaattattgtaCCCTTTTTGCTTCCATACATAAGCCACATAATAATAACCATACTTATTAAAAAGCTAGTTACCTAATttttgtgattaaaaaaaatcacaattttcattttttaattaggATAACTACCTAAATCAGTCCTTTGAGGGTTTTAATATCAGATATTTTAGTCTCCAAATttcaaaatacacaaaataatctctaatatttACTTCTGTTAGACAATATAATCCCCTTCTAATTTAATCCGTTTAATTGAAATAactgtttttaaatttttgaaatttgtcaGTTTTGAGATGACTGCTTTGAGATTTTTTAAACTTTTCGaggactattttatattttactcttCGGATTAAATTGGAGAGAGACTGTATTGTCTAACAGATATAAACGTTAAAAACAAGGTAGAGAAAATCGAGATTTTACatgaaatcaaaaaaataaattaagtacgtaaaatataaaattttaataagatttAAATGGTAAAATCGTCAGACCTAGTACAAATTTCGTAAAATCGactaattcatttaaaatcataatatctaaagattttaagagttaaatcgaAATTCTAGCTACTATGATTAAAAatgttttgtatattttaaaatctaaaagaCTAAAGTGTCCAATTTTTAAGACTACTTCAAGAACTCATATAATAACTACGTACtcaaaacattaatttatagCCGAAATTGAGAATTCAGTACAGCTTCTTGATTATTTTCTAATGGCACATCTTGGCATCTTCCTCATTACTCATTGTTGATGTCCATAAGGAATATGTAACTTGcacattaatatttatttatttattttctattgttcaaTTTTATTCTCATTATTTAGTTGGTGATAACTAGCCTCCATGTtttccactatataaacccttcaCATGCTACCATTTTTCTTCACCATCTTTCAATTCAAAATCTAAGCATTATATATGGAAATGAAGAAGTTCTTATTAGCCTCTGCTCTTTCACTTACTCTGCTTCTCGGCTTGTCCTGGCAAGCCGAGAGCTTCGACTTCAGCGAGAAGGATCTCGCGTCGGAGGACAGCCTCTGGGAGCTGTATGAGAAGTGGAGGAGCCACCACACGGTGACTCGAAGCATCGACGAAAAACTCAAGagattcaatgtgttcaaggccaatGTGATGCATGTCCACAACACTAACAAAATGGACAAGCCTTATAAGCTTAAGCTTAACATGTTTGCTGACTTGACCAATGATGAATTTAGAAGCTCCTATGCCGGATCAAGGATTGATCACCATAGAAGGTTCCATGGGACACTAAGAGGGGCAAAAGAAACATTCATGTATGAGAATGTTAAGGATGTTCCTGATTCTGTGGATTGGAGGCAGAAAGGTGCTGTTACTCCTGTCAAGAATCAAGCCAAATGTGGTAAGCTATAATACTCACTATTACTCACTAATCATATTCTCTTCTTATATTATATGTTCATGGACATCTTTCATCTAGGACTGGCAATTCATACCCTATCCGCGGGTACCCAATCCGGTCTAACTCGTTCGGGTACCCTACCCGCaccacatattttataaaaatctctcTATATAGTGAAAGAAATAAGAGTTGAACCCACAACCTCTCTTATGTAATGACTTATaataagtgaacaaccactaaactagttagttaatttagtaatttagagcattagttttttattttttatgttattaatatgtataaaatttgaaataattgaattttatatttacttcgaaaaaatttgatatttccgcgggtagggtagggttgggtagggtttagaattttagggtgcgggtagggttagggttgagatagggtagaattttaataaaattttcaacccgcgggtagggttagggtccctaccctacccattgccagccctactTTCATCTGAGCAAAAATCGAGGCTCTTCTATGACATTTTTTCTTGAAGATAATGTTGCTGCTTATGTCTGTCTGTTACAGGTAGTTGCTGGGCGTTTTCGACCATTGCAGCGGTCGAAGGAATCAACCAAATCAAGACAGGAAAGTTAGTATCATTGTCTGAACAAGAACTTGTGGATTGTGACAATGCAATCAATCAAGGGTGCAATGGTGGCCTAATGGTGTATGCTTTCAAGTACATCAAAGAAAAGGGTGGCATAACAACAGAGGAGAACTACCCTTATAAAGCAGTAAAAGGATCATGTGACACATTAAAGGTGAAAATCTTATGCtaaactttttttctttctttttaaaaccAAGACAATAATAATTGGCTAATAACTAGAGAAGCTTTAAAATGATGCTGTAATTCATTCATGTTGCAGGCTAATGATAAAGCCGTGTCTATCGATGGCCACGAGACTGTCCCTGCGAACGACGAAGGTGCGTTGCTTAAAGCCGTCGCGAACCAGCCTGTGTCTGTAGCCATAGATGCCATGGGCTATGATATGCAGTTCTACAAAGAGGTAAGGGACTAGTTTCACCTAATGCAAAGTAAAACTTGTTCAAAGATTTGTAATCTACACTTTAATTTAGTGCTTAAACAAAATTAAAGTCTTCTAATATCAGATTATAACACTTTAATGATAGATAAAACTGTTATAAGTTGAAAATCTTTGGAAAGACTAATTCTTACTCTAGAATTACAGCAGGcactgatgtaattatcagattAGACTGCGTACATTACACTTTTTGGGTGCGGTTCTTCTCTGAACCCTGCGTTTTTtgctaataattaattaacattacAGGGAGTATACAACGGAACTTGTACCACACATCTAAACCATGGTGTGACCGCAGTTGGGTACGGCGTAACCAACGACGGAACCAAGTATTGGATTGTTAAGAATTCATGGGGGGATAAATGGGGAGAACAGGGTTACTTCAGAATACAAAGGGGAGTAACTCAGAAGGAAGGACAATGTGGCATAAATATGTTGGCTTCATACCCAATCAAAAACTCCTCTGCTAACCCAACAGGATCTTCATCTTTTCCCATTGATGAACTTTGATTTGAATAACTTTACCCTTTGGAATTTAAGACCTTTTCATCAGTTCATGGTTGTTGTTCTTGTTGTTTTCTTGTGTGTTAGGAATTtgcaataatagtaataataatcaaTTAGGATTATAACATTTTCATATGCTGATGTAACCTTCCAGACATTGAGGCTTGTGTCACAAGCAAATAAGAATTTCAAATTTGAAAGTTCTAACAGTAAGCTGCAATTATTCCATGGAAAGAGTTTGTTTCGAAAAAGTGGTATGTTTTcgcttttaattttttagttaagaattttgttttttgaatggaGCGACTTCATATGACATTAACACTAAGCAGAACTAAGTGTCATTACACTCAGCTACATGGATCAAACGACACTAACATAGTAGGAAGAAGTTTTTCGACTGTCATGCAAATATTCAAGCCAAAACTGGCACTCATGTCTGCAAAAAATTATAGCTTTTATTTCAATTTGGTTCCTTGCAATTTCTCATGTAAGTTGGTTTAAActtttattcatctaaatatgATATCTTATAGCTTTTAACATAATTGTTTGCAATTGTTCAAACCAAACCAAGACCAGCAAATTTGCAAGAAACAAACATAAACATTTACACAAATCAAGTTTGTATTACATTATTAACAACAGTAACAAGAGAGTCTTATCACATTGTTAGCTACATGAATCAGACAACgttatcaacttttatttttcaaGATAACATACCATGCTTTTAGAATTGACGGCGGATAGAAAACTAGAACTGTAACTTGCTTCACAAGTCATTGATTCATTCATTTCAACCATAGCACCTTATGGGATCATTGCAACCCTTTTCAGCAGATTGCTTGAGGCCTCTACCACCACCTTTCTCCAGATACTGCTGATGGTATTCCTCTGCTCTGTAGAACCTCTTTGCTGGAAGAATTTCTGTGACAATCTTGCCCTTAAATTCTGATTGCTTAGCTTCTTTTGATTCTTGGGCTAAACGAGCTTGAGTTTCATTGTAGTAGTATATTCCTGATCTATATTGTGCACCCACATCATTGCCCTGAAATATATCCATATGCAAAAAAATCACACACATGTCATATTAGTAGATTTCTGCAAGTTAAATTGGTTCCAACAGTAATGTGACATGCAAATCTTTAGGGAAACAAGGCACTCGTATTTTTTCATTGATTTCTCATGGTATTCTCCAGTTCGACAGAACAAAGACTAATTTGCTGCTGTCGCTAGTAAATGGATTCTTGCATACACAATACAGAATCCAAAACTTCAACATCTGTTTATGCAAACTAGTGAACTAACCACTCCACCAACCATGTTAATTCAAAGCACTTGTATTTGAGCCGTAGGTGTGAAGTTAATTTTTATATTGCATTGTTATGGTTTTAGTAGATTTTTCTACAAGCTAAATTAGTTCCAATAGTTATGTGGCATGCAAATCTTTAAGAAATCAAGGCACTTGTCTTCTTTGATTGATTTCTTGCGGATGGTCTACCTTGACAAGCTAAGAAGTAATCCATCATTGCAGATATTGTCTCCATTTAAAAGTCTATAGCTATGGCTTGTCACTGGTCAATGGTTTCTATATACACAACGCAGAATTCGAACCCTCAACACTCATCTAATCTAAATTGGATTAAGACACTCGTATTTGAAGCATAGGTGTGAAGATAATAAACTGTAAATTCAAAAGAAGTCAAACCATATCTTTTGGCAAATTTaacatgagtttaattttgatacctGACCGTGTATAGTGTTATATGGAGTCCTACAACGATATCTATTCTTTTAGATGACAATTCATGCGATTATTGTAAAGGATAAATATTTTTAGAGTACTGCTAGGGAGCCAATAGCCTAACCATCCAAATACTAGAGATAACTAAgctgattttggggttcaccaaggatcgaactcttgacctttcggatctagaactctaataccatatcatgaaaccactcatcccaaaagcgtaacCTTGAGAGGACAAtataacactaatgatcatatctctaatacttgaAAATCCTCCATTGTA
Coding sequences:
- the LOC112736335 gene encoding vignain yields the protein MEMKKFLLASALSLTLLLGLSWQAESFDFSEKDLASEDSLWELYEKWRSHHTVTRSIDEKLKRFNVFKANVMHVHNTNKMDKPYKLKLNMFADLTNDEFRSSYAGSRIDHHRRFHGTLRGAKETFMYENVKDVPDSVDWRQKGAVTPVKNQAKCGSCWAFSTIAAVEGINQIKTGKLVSLSEQELVDCDNAINQGCNGGLMVYAFKYIKEKGGITTEENYPYKAVKGSCDTLKANDKAVSIDGHETVPANDEGALLKAVANQPVSVAIDAMGYDMQFYKEGVYNGTCTTHLNHGVTAVGYGVTNDGTKYWIVKNSWGDKWGEQGYFRIQRGVTQKEGQCGINMLASYPIKNSSANPTGSSSFPIDEL